In one Sphingobium indicum B90A genomic region, the following are encoded:
- the sseA gene encoding 3-mercaptopyruvate sulfurtransferase, with amino-acid sequence MDILVSTDWLEGELGKPDLRIVDASLFLPGVPRDPRAEFEAAHIPGAAFLDLPTLADPDDPRPGMLPTDDFMTERCRRLGIDADSRIVVYDNSPTHSAARGWWMMRLYGVGKSAAILDGGLPKWLAEGRPTESGMPTPPPGNAVAKRAAGQVRTKEDLLANVESQAEQVLDARGAPRFTGEEKEPRPGMASGHVPGSRNIPSSAFYHADNSMKRGEELRRLFLDAGTDFDRPIITSCGSGVTAAILLAGLELLGKTDVTLYDGSWSEWGLDPATPKATGPAA; translated from the coding sequence GCCAGCCTGTTCCTGCCCGGCGTGCCCCGCGACCCCAGGGCCGAGTTCGAGGCCGCCCATATCCCCGGCGCCGCGTTCCTCGACCTCCCCACCCTGGCCGATCCCGACGATCCGCGTCCCGGCATGCTGCCGACCGACGATTTCATGACGGAACGCTGCCGCCGGCTTGGCATCGACGCGGACAGCCGCATCGTCGTCTATGACAACAGCCCGACCCACAGCGCGGCGCGCGGCTGGTGGATGATGCGCCTCTATGGCGTGGGCAAGAGCGCGGCGATCCTGGACGGCGGCCTGCCCAAATGGCTGGCGGAGGGACGGCCGACGGAAAGCGGCATGCCGACGCCGCCACCCGGCAATGCCGTGGCGAAGCGCGCGGCGGGCCAGGTCCGCACCAAGGAGGATCTTCTCGCCAATGTCGAAAGTCAGGCCGAACAGGTGCTGGACGCGCGCGGCGCGCCGCGCTTCACGGGCGAGGAGAAGGAGCCCCGCCCCGGCATGGCGTCGGGCCATGTTCCGGGCAGCCGCAACATTCCCTCCTCCGCCTTCTACCATGCCGACAACAGCATGAAGCGGGGCGAGGAACTGCGCCGCCTGTTCCTTGACGCCGGGACGGATTTCGACCGCCCGATCATCACGAGCTGCGGCAGCGGCGTGACGGCGGCGATCCTGCTTGCGGGCCTCGAACTGCTCGGCAAGACCGACGTCACCCTCTATGACGGAAGCTGGTCAGAATGGGGGCTGGACCCCGCCACGCCGAAAGCGACCGGCCCCGCCGCATGA
- the metC gene encoding cystathionine beta-lyase, with translation MSRDSDKRRDRKPLTQIAQAGRKPEWTGMPGQPGGIVNPPVWRASTILYDDVAHLRSAAGRSTHERLFYGRKGTPTAWSLADALTEMEPGAEGTMLYPSGVAAIACALMAVLKPGDQLLMVDSAYDPTRNFCEQMLRPLGIETVYYDPMAGAGIADLITDATRAIFLESPGSLTFEVQDVPAITAIARDRGIATLIDNTWATPWFFPALSHGVDISILACTKYIVGHSDVMIGSVTATPAFFAKIRQAAYLFGQMTSPDDAWLAARGLRTLGVRLNQHQASALRIAQWLAQQPDVARVLHPALPSCPGHALWQRDFTGSSGLFSFVLKGGDEKARAALIDGLAHFGIGYSWGGFESLALPVDPARYRTATAWQAEGPVVRLQIGLEDSDDLMADLDAGLARFRAARG, from the coding sequence ATGAGCCGCGATTCCGACAAGCGGCGCGACCGCAAGCCCCTGACCCAGATCGCGCAGGCGGGCCGCAAGCCCGAATGGACCGGCATGCCCGGCCAGCCCGGCGGCATCGTCAACCCGCCGGTCTGGCGCGCATCGACCATCCTGTACGACGATGTCGCGCATCTGCGTAGCGCGGCAGGGCGCAGCACGCATGAACGCCTGTTCTACGGCCGCAAGGGCACGCCGACGGCATGGAGCCTGGCCGACGCCCTCACCGAAATGGAGCCGGGCGCCGAAGGCACCATGCTCTATCCGTCGGGCGTGGCGGCCATCGCCTGCGCGCTGATGGCGGTGCTGAAGCCCGGCGACCAACTGCTGATGGTCGACAGCGCCTATGACCCGACGCGCAATTTCTGCGAACAGATGCTGCGGCCGCTCGGCATAGAGACGGTCTATTACGACCCGATGGCGGGCGCCGGGATCGCGGACCTCATCACCGACGCCACCCGCGCCATCTTCCTGGAAAGCCCCGGCAGCCTGACCTTCGAGGTGCAGGACGTTCCCGCCATCACCGCCATAGCCCGCGACCGGGGCATCGCGACCCTGATCGACAACACATGGGCCACGCCCTGGTTCTTCCCGGCGCTCAGCCATGGCGTCGACATCAGCATCCTTGCCTGCACCAAATATATCGTCGGCCACAGCGACGTGATGATCGGATCGGTGACGGCCACCCCGGCCTTCTTCGCGAAAATCCGCCAGGCCGCCTATCTGTTCGGGCAGATGACCAGCCCCGACGACGCCTGGCTCGCGGCGCGGGGCCTGCGCACCCTGGGCGTCCGCCTCAACCAGCACCAGGCCAGCGCCCTGCGCATCGCGCAATGGCTGGCGCAGCAGCCCGACGTCGCCCGCGTGCTTCATCCGGCCCTGCCCTCCTGCCCTGGCCATGCCCTGTGGCAGCGTGATTTCACCGGCTCCAGCGGGCTGTTCAGCTTCGTCCTCAAGGGCGGCGATGAAAAGGCGCGCGCCGCCCTGATCGACGGCCTTGCCCATTTCGGCATCGGTTATAGCTGGGGCGGCTTCGAAAGCCTTGCGCTTCCCGTCGATCCGGCCCGATACCGCACGGCCACCGCCTGGCAGGCGGAGGGGCCGGTCGTCCGCCTCCAGATCGGGCTGGAGGACAGCGACGACCTGATGGCGGATCTGGACGCCGGCCTTGCCCGCTTCCGGGCGGCGCGCGGATGA
- a CDS encoding mechanosensitive ion channel family protein: MTPGLPDLLSLLPGDPAVVHPLVALALAVAIHLVASAVARFASPRLRRRFRALGEALAGHLRPILRHAIAAAVMALAVALWPIGDFAHLILGAALALSLSLLAVHILRSLAIPRLAVLPIALLLFVMVLSGSSGGFAPVADMLDGVGLDLGKRRVTLLGLVSMAAICVALFALVRLANRVVGRSITRAHGLDATQKLLAQKLAAIVVVVAAFFIGVDLLGIDLTAFAVFSGALGLAVGFGLQKTFGNLIAGIILLMDRSIKPGDVIVVGDSFGWVNKIGVRAVSVITRDGKEHLIPNENLMTQEVENWSYSDRNVRVRIPVGIGYDSDLKLAQELMLRAAQESPRVLRNPKPNVWLTAFGENRVEHDILVWISDPESGVGNVKSDVLGRLWLLFREHGITIPYPQRVIHAPREGSFRQ, from the coding sequence ATGACGCCTGGCCTGCCCGACCTCCTGTCCCTGTTGCCCGGCGATCCGGCCGTCGTCCACCCACTGGTCGCGCTGGCGCTGGCCGTCGCCATCCATCTGGTCGCCAGCGCCGTCGCCCGATTCGCCTCGCCTCGCCTGCGCCGCCGATTCCGCGCTTTGGGGGAGGCGCTGGCCGGGCATCTGCGCCCGATCCTGCGCCACGCCATCGCCGCCGCCGTCATGGCTCTGGCTGTCGCCCTCTGGCCGATCGGGGATTTCGCCCATCTGATCCTGGGCGCCGCGCTTGCCCTCTCGCTCTCGCTGCTGGCGGTGCACATATTGCGCAGCCTCGCCATTCCGCGCCTTGCGGTGTTGCCGATTGCCCTGCTGCTGTTCGTGATGGTCCTTTCCGGCAGCAGCGGCGGCTTCGCCCCGGTGGCGGACATGCTGGACGGCGTGGGCCTGGACCTGGGCAAGCGGCGCGTCACGCTGCTGGGGCTGGTCAGCATGGCGGCGATCTGCGTCGCGCTGTTCGCCCTGGTCCGCCTTGCCAACCGCGTTGTCGGGCGCAGCATCACCCGCGCCCACGGGCTGGACGCCACGCAGAAGCTGCTCGCGCAGAAGCTGGCCGCCATAGTCGTTGTCGTCGCCGCCTTCTTCATCGGCGTCGACCTGCTGGGGATAGACCTGACCGCCTTCGCCGTCTTTTCGGGCGCGCTGGGGCTGGCGGTCGGCTTCGGCCTGCAAAAGACCTTCGGCAACCTGATCGCCGGGATCATCCTGCTGATGGACCGATCGATCAAGCCGGGCGACGTCATCGTCGTTGGCGACAGCTTCGGCTGGGTGAACAAGATCGGCGTGCGCGCCGTCAGCGTCATCACCCGCGACGGCAAGGAACATCTGATCCCCAACGAGAACCTGATGACGCAGGAGGTGGAGAACTGGTCCTATTCCGACCGCAACGTCCGCGTCCGCATCCCCGTCGGCATCGGTTATGACAGCGACCTGAAGCTGGCGCAGGAATTGATGCTGCGCGCCGCGCAGGAAAGCCCCCGCGTGCTGCGCAATCCCAAGCCCAATGTCTGGCTCACCGCCTTTGGCGAGAATCGCGTCGAACATGATATATTGGTGTGGATCAGCGATCCGGAAAGCGGCGTCGGCAATGTGAAGTCCGATGTTCTCGGCCGGTTGTGGCTGCTGTTCCGCGAACATGGCATCACCATTCCCTATCCGCAGCGGGTGATCCACGCGCCCCGCGAAGGCTCATTCCGGCAATAA
- a CDS encoding TorF family putative porin, whose translation MRKSILGLSAVALAALSAPAFAQDEPTPELTVTGNAAVVTDYRFRGLSQTDKRFALQGGITVTHASGFYVSTWGSSIDDYVAAGSDQELDLIAGYSKTVGAATFDVGVLYYYYPSSGGGNTDFVEPYASVKGTFGPATAKLSAAYAPKQHALSFAGSKPREDNLYLAGDLSASIPNTPLGVSAHLGHNFGPSYLVPVGKGYTDWSVGATYTWSHLTFGVSYVDTDTHFRPNAGVGNFRDAARGGVVGSVTASF comes from the coding sequence ATGCGTAAGTCCATTCTCGGCCTCTCGGCCGTTGCTCTTGCCGCGCTCTCCGCGCCGGCCTTCGCCCAGGACGAGCCCACTCCGGAACTGACTGTCACCGGCAACGCGGCGGTCGTCACCGACTATCGCTTCCGCGGCCTCTCGCAGACCGACAAGCGCTTCGCGCTGCAGGGCGGCATCACCGTGACCCATGCGTCGGGCTTCTATGTCTCGACCTGGGGTTCTTCCATCGATGACTATGTCGCCGCTGGCAGCGACCAGGAACTCGACCTGATCGCCGGCTATTCCAAGACGGTCGGCGCGGCCACCTTCGATGTCGGCGTGCTCTATTATTATTATCCTAGCTCGGGCGGCGGCAACACCGACTTCGTCGAGCCCTATGCCTCGGTCAAGGGCACGTTCGGCCCGGCGACCGCCAAGCTGAGCGCCGCCTATGCGCCCAAGCAGCACGCCCTGTCCTTCGCTGGCAGCAAGCCGCGTGAAGACAATCTGTACCTCGCGGGCGACCTGTCGGCCAGCATCCCGAACACCCCGCTGGGCGTGTCGGCGCATTTGGGCCACAATTTCGGTCCCAGCTATCTGGTTCCCGTCGGCAAGGGCTATACCGACTGGAGCGTCGGCGCGACCTACACCTGGAGCCACCTGACCTTCGGCGTCAGCTATGTGGACACCGACACCCATTTCCGGCCCAATGCTGGCGTCGGCAACTTCCGCGACGCGGCAAGGGGTGGCGTGGTCGGTTCGGTCACCGCGTCCTTCTGA
- a CDS encoding sterol desaturase family protein: MNALPPILIFLATVAAMEGFAYVMHRWVMHGPGWFLHASHHRERTGRWEANDLYFVIFAMPSILLLLGGVQWQWGDWATAMGAGIAAYGAIYLGFHDIIVHRRVGHRHVPRSAYMKRIVQAHRLHHAVETKQGCVSFGFLVAPSPEALKRTLARNGKAGLRAAKGVLES, translated from the coding sequence ATGAACGCCCTGCCGCCGATCCTGATCTTCCTGGCCACCGTCGCCGCGATGGAGGGCTTCGCCTATGTCATGCACCGCTGGGTCATGCACGGGCCGGGCTGGTTCCTGCACGCCAGCCACCATCGGGAACGCACCGGCCGCTGGGAAGCGAACGACCTCTATTTCGTGATCTTCGCCATGCCCTCCATCCTGCTGCTGCTGGGCGGCGTGCAATGGCAATGGGGCGACTGGGCGACGGCGATGGGCGCCGGCATCGCGGCCTATGGGGCCATTTATCTCGGCTTCCACGACATCATCGTCCACCGCCGCGTCGGCCATCGCCATGTCCCGCGCTCCGCCTATATGAAGCGGATCGTCCAGGCCCATCGCCTGCACCATGCGGTGGAGACGAAACAGGGCTGCGTCAGCTTCGGCTTCCTCGTCGCACCAAGCCCGGAAGCGTTGAAACGCACGCTCGCGCGGAACGGCAAGGCGGGGCTGCGCGCCGCCAAGGGCGTTTTGGAGAGCTGA
- a CDS encoding queuosine precursor transporter — protein MASHPAPIARSLFVFSIFYGGMVCIAGVLGNKQVTLGPLSAIGPWFGLGPLAVEAGIFAFLLLVTISSAVAELHGRAVANRLVQVGFLPLIASILLSIAVLAVPAASDMDPARRDAFALMMGGTPRIWLGGIVAYGISQTLNVTLFAALKGREGDRLLWLRAAVASILSQIADTLLFVSIAFYGVFPIGELLLGQMLAKVALSALLVPPVIYALVALGRRLDR, from the coding sequence ATGGCTTCGCATCCCGCGCCCATCGCGCGTTCGCTTTTCGTCTTCTCGATCTTCTACGGCGGCATGGTCTGCATCGCGGGCGTGCTCGGCAACAAGCAGGTGACGCTGGGACCACTGTCGGCCATCGGCCCCTGGTTCGGCCTTGGCCCGCTGGCGGTGGAGGCGGGCATCTTCGCCTTCCTGCTGCTGGTGACGATTTCCAGCGCAGTGGCGGAACTGCATGGCCGCGCCGTCGCCAACCGGCTGGTGCAGGTGGGCTTCCTGCCGCTGATCGCCTCCATATTGCTGTCCATCGCCGTGCTGGCCGTGCCCGCCGCGAGCGACATGGACCCGGCAAGGCGAGACGCCTTCGCGCTGATGATGGGCGGCACGCCGCGCATCTGGCTGGGCGGCATCGTCGCCTACGGCATTTCCCAGACGCTGAACGTCACCCTCTTCGCCGCGCTGAAAGGCAGGGAGGGCGACCGCCTCCTCTGGCTGCGCGCCGCGGTGGCCAGCATCCTCTCCCAGATCGCGGACACGCTTCTCTTCGTGTCCATCGCCTTCTACGGCGTGTTCCCCATCGGCGAACTGCTGCTGGGCCAGATGCTGGCGAAGGTCGCGCTGTCGGCCCTGCTGGTGCCGCCGGTCATCTACGCGCTGGTCGCGCTGGGGCGGCGGCTCGACCGCTAA
- the argB gene encoding acetylglutamate kinase, producing the protein MRPRMNSKHAPDPALLAKAETLVEALPYMQRYAGKTFVVKYGGHAMGDPEAARDFAEDVVLMKAVGINVVVVHGGGPQIGAMLKKLGVESQFVGGLRVTDKETAQIAEMVLAGSINKEIVGWISGAGGRAVGISGKDGGLVLCEKVLGKREADPNSGIERNVDLGFVGDPVRVDRSILDTLTQNGIIPVVAPVGIGADGHTYNVNADTMAGAIAAELQAARFFLLTDVAGVLDKQGQLLTDLDPEAINGLEADGTISGGMIPKLETCVRAVEGGVDAAVILDGRVPHAMLLEIFTDRGAGTLVRR; encoded by the coding sequence ATGCGCCCGCGCATGAACAGCAAGCACGCCCCCGATCCGGCGCTCCTCGCCAAGGCCGAAACCCTCGTCGAGGCATTGCCCTATATGCAGCGATATGCGGGCAAGACCTTCGTCGTGAAATATGGCGGCCACGCCATGGGCGATCCGGAGGCGGCCCGCGATTTCGCGGAGGACGTGGTGCTGATGAAGGCGGTCGGCATCAATGTCGTCGTCGTCCATGGCGGCGGGCCGCAGATCGGCGCGATGCTGAAGAAACTGGGCGTCGAATCGCAGTTCGTCGGCGGCCTGCGCGTCACCGACAAGGAAACCGCGCAGATCGCGGAAATGGTCCTGGCCGGTTCCATCAACAAGGAAATCGTCGGCTGGATCTCCGGCGCTGGCGGGCGCGCGGTCGGCATTTCGGGCAAGGATGGCGGCCTGGTCCTGTGCGAAAAGGTGCTGGGCAAGCGTGAGGCGGACCCCAATTCCGGCATAGAGCGCAATGTCGACCTGGGCTTTGTCGGTGATCCGGTGAGGGTCGACCGCAGCATCCTGGACACGCTGACCCAGAACGGCATCATCCCGGTGGTCGCGCCGGTGGGCATCGGCGCGGACGGGCACACCTATAATGTCAATGCCGACACCATGGCGGGCGCCATCGCGGCGGAATTGCAGGCGGCGCGCTTCTTCCTCCTCACCGACGTGGCGGGCGTGCTGGACAAGCAGGGCCAGTTGCTGACCGATCTCGACCCGGAGGCGATCAACGGGCTGGAGGCGGACGGCACGATCAGCGGCGGCATGATCCCGAAGCTGGAAACCTGCGTCCGCGCGGTCGAAGGCGGGGTGGACGCCGCCGTCATCCTGGACGGCCGCGTGCCGCATGCGATGCTGCTGGAAATCTTCACCGACCGCGGCGCAGGTACCCTGGTGCGCCGCTAA
- a CDS encoding YggT family protein — MAYALYQIIVILLDVLWWIIIIQAIMSWLIAFNVVNLSNDFVRTVMVALDRMTAPIYNPIRRVLPDLGALDLSPMVVLLGILIIRQAILPPLFGLV, encoded by the coding sequence ATGGCCTACGCCCTCTATCAGATCATCGTCATCCTGCTCGATGTGCTGTGGTGGATCATCATCATCCAGGCCATCATGAGCTGGCTGATCGCCTTCAACGTCGTCAATCTTTCCAATGATTTCGTGCGCACGGTGATGGTGGCGCTGGATCGGATGACGGCGCCCATCTACAATCCGATCCGCCGGGTGCTGCCGGACCTGGGGGCGCTGGACCTGTCGCCCATGGTCGTGCTGCTGGGCATTCTGATCATCCGCCAGGCCATATTGCCGCCGCTGTTCGGACTGGTGTGA
- a CDS encoding DUF167 family protein: MTVWSRDGDDLILSVRLTPGAAREEVGGVWTDDKGANWLSARVRAVPERGKANAALIALLAKRLDWPRGAISLESGDANRLKRLRIKGGGEALASGRLSTIIE; the protein is encoded by the coding sequence GTGACGGTCTGGAGTCGGGACGGAGACGACCTCATCCTTTCCGTCCGGTTGACGCCGGGCGCGGCGCGGGAAGAGGTCGGCGGCGTCTGGACGGACGACAAGGGCGCGAACTGGCTGAGCGCCCGCGTCCGCGCCGTGCCGGAAAGGGGCAAGGCCAATGCGGCGCTGATCGCGCTGCTGGCGAAGCGGCTGGATTGGCCACGCGGCGCGATTTCGCTGGAATCGGGCGACGCCAACCGGCTAAAGCGGCTGCGGATCAAGGGGGGCGGTGAAGCGTTGGCCTCTGGCCGGCTCTCCACCATTATCGAATAA
- the folD gene encoding bifunctional methylenetetrahydrofolate dehydrogenase/methenyltetrahydrofolate cyclohydrolase FolD yields MTIGKIIDGKAFAETLRGKVADGVGAFIAKTGRKPGLAVVLVGEDPASSVYVRNKGKMTVAAGMESMEFKLPASIGEEELLDLVEELNADERVDGILVQLPLPPHINEASVIGTIDPAKDVDGFHVVNSGLLATGQEAMVPCTPLGCIMLLKDELGDLSGLEAVVVGRSNIVGKPMAQLLLAENCTVTIAHSRTRDIASVVHRADIVVAAVGRAEMVKGEWIKPGATVIDVGINRVTDTEDGKSRIVGDVATAEALAHVRAITPVPGGVGPMTIAVLLRNTLVAAHARAGLPRPEGL; encoded by the coding sequence ATGACCATCGGCAAGATCATCGACGGCAAGGCCTTTGCGGAGACGCTTCGCGGCAAGGTCGCGGACGGGGTCGGCGCCTTCATCGCCAAGACCGGGCGCAAGCCGGGGCTGGCCGTGGTGCTGGTCGGCGAAGATCCGGCCAGTTCCGTCTACGTCCGCAACAAGGGCAAGATGACCGTCGCCGCGGGCATGGAGAGCATGGAGTTCAAGCTGCCCGCCTCCATAGGCGAGGAGGAATTGCTGGACCTGGTCGAGGAACTGAATGCCGACGAGCGGGTGGACGGCATCCTGGTCCAGTTGCCCCTGCCGCCGCACATCAACGAGGCGTCGGTGATCGGCACGATCGATCCCGCCAAGGATGTGGATGGGTTCCATGTCGTCAATTCGGGCCTGCTCGCCACCGGGCAGGAGGCGATGGTGCCCTGCACGCCGCTGGGCTGCATCATGCTGCTGAAGGATGAGCTGGGCGACCTTTCGGGGCTGGAAGCCGTGGTGGTCGGCCGCTCCAACATCGTGGGCAAGCCGATGGCGCAATTGCTGCTGGCGGAAAATTGCACGGTCACCATCGCGCACAGCCGCACGCGGGACATTGCCTCGGTCGTGCATCGCGCCGACATCGTCGTCGCCGCCGTGGGCCGGGCGGAGATGGTGAAGGGCGAATGGATCAAGCCGGGCGCGACCGTGATCGACGTCGGCATCAACCGCGTCACCGATACGGAGGACGGCAAGAGCCGGATCGTCGGCGACGTCGCCACGGCCGAAGCGCTGGCGCATGTCCGCGCCATCACCCCGGTGCCGGGCGGCGTCGGGCCGATGACCATCGCCGTCCTGCTGCGCAATACGCTGGTGGCGGCGCATGCGCGGGCCGGACTGCCCAGGCCGGAGGGGCTGTGA
- a CDS encoding Cif family virulence factor, giving the protein MKARAALLALTLPALVGARPPMRYQPDPSSVFAAELAFNRLAQQKGQWTAFRETAADEAVMFVPQRVLAKQWLKGRADPPAPVSWTPSAIYVSCDGNLAASTGGWKRPDGSVGYFTTIWQRDRKGEWKWIMDHGDTLASAREAPEFLIGKVATCKRPRAGEAPRPASPPPGRKAAKGEMQTAPRDESLSWNAEAAADGSRRVTVRMWNGTDYETVIDDRVAAAP; this is encoded by the coding sequence GTGAAGGCGCGCGCCGCGCTTCTTGCCCTGACATTGCCGGCGCTGGTGGGCGCACGCCCGCCCATGCGTTATCAGCCCGACCCCAGTTCCGTGTTCGCCGCCGAACTCGCCTTCAACCGGCTGGCGCAGCAGAAGGGGCAATGGACCGCCTTCCGCGAAACCGCTGCGGACGAGGCCGTCATGTTCGTGCCGCAGCGGGTCCTGGCGAAGCAATGGCTGAAGGGGCGGGCCGACCCCCCTGCCCCGGTAAGCTGGACGCCGTCGGCCATCTATGTGTCCTGCGACGGCAATCTGGCGGCCAGCACCGGCGGCTGGAAGCGGCCGGACGGATCGGTCGGCTATTTCACCACCATCTGGCAGCGGGACAGGAAGGGCGAGTGGAAGTGGATCATGGACCATGGCGACACGCTCGCCAGCGCCCGTGAAGCGCCCGAATTCCTCATCGGCAAGGTCGCGACCTGCAAGCGCCCCCGCGCAGGAGAGGCCCCGCGCCCCGCCAGCCCTCCGCCGGGCCGCAAAGCGGCAAAGGGCGAGATGCAGACGGCTCCCCGCGACGAAAGCCTGAGCTGGAACGCAGAGGCCGCAGCCGACGGCAGCCGCCGCGTGACCGTGCGCATGTGGAATGGGACCGACTATGAAACCGTGATCGACGACAGGGTGGCCGCGGCGCCATGA
- a CDS encoding MarC family protein, which yields MTELFISAFVTLFVVIDPPGCAPIYASLTTGATQVQRRSMAIRAVAIAAGILLLFALWGKQLLGTLGIELDSFRIAGGIMLFIIAMDMVFEKRTQRREDRAQKIAETPEVEDVSVFPMAMPMIAGPGSIATVMLLMSRAEGLSERLVVIGAVVVTLVLMLASLLAAGPIMALLGAKIEAVITRLLGVLLAALAAQFVIDGLKASF from the coding sequence ATGACGGAACTGTTCATCTCCGCCTTCGTCACCCTGTTCGTGGTGATCGATCCGCCGGGCTGCGCGCCGATCTATGCCAGCCTCACCACCGGCGCGACGCAAGTCCAGCGGCGCAGCATGGCGATCCGCGCCGTGGCCATCGCGGCCGGAATCCTGCTGCTGTTCGCGCTCTGGGGCAAGCAGTTGCTGGGCACTCTGGGGATCGAACTGGACAGCTTCCGCATCGCGGGCGGAATCATGCTGTTCATCATCGCCATGGACATGGTGTTCGAAAAGCGCACCCAGCGGCGCGAAGACCGGGCGCAGAAGATCGCGGAGACGCCCGAGGTGGAGGATGTGTCGGTCTTCCCCATGGCGATGCCGATGATCGCCGGACCGGGTTCGATCGCCACGGTGATGCTGCTGATGTCGCGGGCGGAAGGGCTGAGCGAACGGCTGGTGGTGATCGGCGCCGTGGTCGTGACGCTGGTGCTGATGTTGGCGTCGCTGCTGGCCGCTGGGCCGATCATGGCGCTGCTCGGCGCCAAGATCGAGGCGGTAATCACGCGGCTGCTGGGTGTCCTGCTGGCGGCTCTGGCCGCGCAATTCGTGATCGACGGGCTGAAGGCCAGTTTCTAG
- a CDS encoding class I SAM-dependent methyltransferase, producing the protein MNLQTLPGEPWSDYGLIDSGHGRKLERYGRYRFIRPEPQAMWAPAQDDWQADGEFIPGSDEEGGGRWFYERPVPAEGWPLHWQEVTFQASCTPFRHLGFFPDMAPVWDWMRGRIADKDQAQVMNLFGYTGVGTLAMAAAGAQMVHVDASKKSVAQARANAALSGLEDRPVRWIVDDAAKFVAREVRRGRRYDGILLDPPKYGRGPDGEVWRLEEDLPGLIAHCRQLLDADSRFLFLTVYAVRMSALAIGELLRQAFADLPGTVEAGELAVREEARGLMLPTAIWARWSR; encoded by the coding sequence GTGAACCTCCAGACCCTTCCCGGCGAACCCTGGTCCGATTACGGCCTGATCGATTCGGGCCATGGACGGAAGCTGGAACGCTATGGCCGCTACCGCTTCATCCGGCCGGAGCCGCAGGCCATGTGGGCGCCCGCGCAGGACGACTGGCAGGCCGACGGCGAATTCATCCCCGGTTCCGACGAGGAAGGCGGCGGGCGCTGGTTCTACGAACGGCCCGTCCCGGCCGAAGGCTGGCCGCTGCACTGGCAAGAGGTGACGTTCCAGGCCAGTTGCACGCCCTTCCGCCATCTGGGCTTCTTTCCCGACATGGCGCCGGTCTGGGACTGGATGCGCGGCAGGATCGCGGACAAGGACCAGGCGCAGGTCATGAACCTGTTTGGCTATACCGGCGTCGGCACGCTGGCGATGGCGGCGGCGGGCGCGCAGATGGTGCATGTCGACGCTTCCAAGAAGTCGGTGGCGCAGGCGCGGGCCAATGCGGCGCTGTCGGGGCTGGAGGATCGCCCGGTCCGCTGGATCGTCGACGACGCGGCCAAGTTCGTGGCGCGGGAGGTGCGGCGCGGCCGGCGCTATGACGGCATATTGCTCGACCCCCCCAAATATGGGCGTGGTCCCGATGGCGAGGTCTGGCGGCTGGAAGAGGATCTGCCGGGACTGATCGCGCATTGCCGCCAATTGCTGGATGCGGACAGCCGCTTCCTGTTCTTGACTGTCTATGCCGTCCGCATGTCGGCGCTGGCCATCGGGGAATTGCTGCGCCAGGCCTTTGCCGATCTGCCGGGCACCGTGGAAGCGGGCGAACTGGCGGTGCGCGAAGAGGCGCGCGGATTGATGCTGCCCACCGCGATCTGGGCCCGGTGGAGCCGCTAA